From a region of the Triticum aestivum cultivar Chinese Spring chromosome 7D, IWGSC CS RefSeq v2.1, whole genome shotgun sequence genome:
- the LOC123169146 gene encoding receptor-like protein kinase isoform X2: MGLISWHRLLLFSNLVSLCCGLSSDGHALLALSRRLILPDTISSNWSSSDTTPCGWKGVQCEMNNVVHLNLSYYKVSGSIGPEVGRMKYLRQLDLSSNNISGPIPHELGNCVLLDLLDLSGNSLSGGIPTSLMNLKKLSQLGLYSNSLSGEIPEGLFKNRFLERVYLQDNKLSGSIPSSVGEMKSLKYFRLDGNMLSGALPDSIGNCTKLENLYLYGNKLNGSLPRSLSNIKGLVLFEANNNSFTGDISFRFKSCKLEVFVLSWNQISGEIPGWLGNCSSLIRLAFLHNRLSGQIPTSLGLLKKLSILILTQNSLSGLIPPEIGSCRSLVWLELDANQLEGTVPKQLANLRNLQQLFLFENRLSGEFPQDIWGIQGLESVLLYNNSLSGGLPPMSAELKHLKFVKLQDNLFTGVIPPGFGINSPLVEIDFTNNRFVGGIPPNICSGKRLTAWNLGHNFLNGTIPFTVASCPSLERVRLHNNNLSGQVPQFRDCANLRYIDLSHNSLSGHIPASLGRCANITAINWSQNKLGGPIPPELGQLVKLESLDLSHNSLEGAIPAQISSCSKLHLFDLSFNSLNGSALTTVCKLEFMLNLRLQRNRLSGGIPDCISQLHGLVELQLGGNVLGGHLPSALGTLKRLSTALNLSSNGLEGSIPSQLRFLVDLASLDLSGNNLSGDLAPLGSLHALYTLNLSNNRFSGPVPENLVQFINSTPSPFSGNSDLCVSCHDDDSSCKGANVLEPCSSLRRRGVHGRVKIAMICLGSVFVGAFLILCIFLKYRGSKTKPEGELNPFFGESSSKLNEVLESTENFDDKYIIGTGGQGTVYKATLRSGEVYAVKKLVGHAHKILHGSMIREMNTLGQIRHRNLVKLKDVLFRREYGLILYEFMDNGSLYDVLHGTEAAPVLEWRTRYDIALGTAHGLAYLHNDCHPAIIHRDIKPKNILLDKDMVPHISDFGIAKLIDLSPAASETTGIVGTVGYMAPEMAFSTRSTIEFDVYSYGVVLLELITRKMALDPSFPHDVDLVSWVSSTLNEGNVIESVCDPALMREVCGTAELEEVCSVLSIALRCTAEDARQRPSMMDVVKELTRARHDVVSLPKQAVSGSSSSCQNLAT, encoded by the exons ATGGGGCTGATTTCATGGCatcgtttgcttctcttctccaaCCTAGTCTCGCTCTGTTGCGGTTTGAGTTCAGATGGCCATGCCCTTCTGGCTCTCTCCAGGAGGCTCATACTACCTGATACCATAAGCTCGAACTGGAGTTCTTCTGATACAACTCCCTGTGGATGGAAGGGAGTTCAGTGTGAGATGAACAATGTGGTTCACCTCAATCTATCATACTACAAAGTTTCTGGTTCAATTGGTCCCGAGGTAGGGCGTATGAAGTACCTGCGGCAACTCGATCTGTCAAGCAACAACATCTCCGGTCCGATCCCTCATGAATTAGGCAATTGTGTTCTGCTTGATCTGCTTGATCTGTCAGGTAACAGCCTTTCCGGTGGAATTCCGACATCCCTCATGAACCTAAAGAAGCTTTCACAGCTCGGTTTGTACAGCAACTCCCTCAGTGGAGAGATACCCGAGGGGCTGTTCAAGAACCGGTTTCTGGAGCGGGTGTATCTCCAAGACAATAAACTCAGTGGCTCTATCCCTTCATCAGTTGGTGAAATGAAGAGTCTGAAGTACTTTAGGTTGGATGGGAACATGTTGTCCGGAGCTCTGCCGGACTCAATTGGCAACTGCACCAAGTTGGAGAATCTATATCTATACGGTAATAAACTGAATGGGAGTCTTCCGAGATCATTGAGCAACATCAAAGGGCTCGTGCTCTTTGAAGCCAACAACAACAGTTTTACAGGTGACATCTCTTTCAGATTCAAGAGCTGCAAGCTTGAAGTGTTTGTGCTATCTTGGAATCAGATCAGTGGGGAAATCCCGGGGTGGCTGGGAAATTGTAGCAGCTTAATCAGACTTGCATTTCTCCACAACCGTCTCTCTGGCCAGATACCGACTTCACTCGGTTTATTGAAAAAACTATCAATCCTTATACTTACCCAGAATTCTTTGTCTGGGCTGATCCCTCCTGAGATTGGTAGCTGTCGGTCGCTGGTGTGGCTGGAGCTGGACGCAAACCAGCTCGAGGGCACCGTCCCGAAACAGCTGGCTAATCTGCGTAACTTGCAGCAGCTATTTCTGTTTGAGAATCGCCTCAGTGGGGAGTTCCCTCAGGATATTTGGGGCATCCAAGGCCTCGAATCCGTCCTTCTGTACAACAACAGCTTATCTGGGGGCCTACCTCCAATGTCGGCCGAGTTGAAGCACCTAAAGTTCGTCAAACTACAGGATAATTTGTTCACTGGAGTCATACCACCAGGATTTGGGATTAACAGCCCTTTAGTAGAGATTGACTTCACAAATAATAGGTTTGTTGGTGGAATCCCGCCGAACATTTGTTCGGGTAAAAGATTGACAGCTTGGAATTTGGGGCATAATTTTCTCAATGGTACCATACCGTTCACTGTTGCTAGCTGCCCAAGTTTAGAACGAGTTCGACTCCATAACAACAATCTCAGTGGGCAAGTTCCGCAATTCCGAGACTGTGCAAATCTGCGGTACATAGATTTGAGTCACAATTCCTTAAGTGGTCATATTCCTGCAAGCTTGGGCAGGTGTGCTAACATTACAGCGATAAACTGGTCTCAAAACAAGCTTGGTGGTCCAATACCACCTGAACTCGGACAATTAGTGAAGTTGGAAAGTCTTGACCTCTCCCACAACAGCCTAGAGGGGGCAATTCCTGCACAGATTTCCAGTTGCTCGAAGTTGCACTTGTTTGATTTGAGTTTCAACTCTTTGAATGGTTCTGCACTCACAACAGTATGCAAGCTGGAGTTTATGTTAAATCTGCGGCTACAGAGGAATAGATTAAGTGGAGGCATTCCAGATTGTATCTCGCAGTTACATGGGCTAGTCGAGCTACAACTTGGCGGCAATGTTCTTGGGGGTCATCTCCCTTCAGCATTAGGAACTTTGAAAAGATTGAGTACTGCACTAAACCTTAGCAGCAATGGGCTGGAGGGCAGCATTCCATCTCAATTACGCTTCTTGGTGGATCTTGCAAGCTTAGATTTGTCTGGTAATAATCTAAGTGGGGATCTTGCTCCGTTAGGAAGTCTACATGCATTGTATACCTTGAATCTTTCGAATAACAGATTCAGCGGGCCAGTGCCAGAGAATCTTGTACAATTTATTAATTCCACACCAAGTCCATTCAGTGGAAATTCAGATCTCTGTGTGTCTTGCCATGATGATGATTCTTCTTGCAAGGGAGCTAATGTTTTGGAACCTTGTAGTTCATTGAGGAGAAGAGGAGTACATGGCCGCGTCAAGATAGCTATGATATGTCTTGGTTCAGTTTTTGTTGGTGCGTTTCTGATACTCTGTATCTTTCTGAAATACAGAGGTTCCAAGACTAAACCTGAGGGAGAGTTAAATCCATTTTTTGGGGAGTCATCTTCTAAATTAAATGAGGTTTTGGAATCAACTGAAAACTTTGATGACAAGTACATCATCGGCACAGGTGGCCAAGGAACTGTATACAAGGCAACATTGAGGTCAGGAGAAGTATATGCCGTGAAGAAGCTTGTGGGTCATGCACACAAGATTTTGCATGGAAGCATGATAAGGGAGATGAATACGCTTGGTCAAATTAGGCATAGGAACTTAGTAAAACTAAAGGATGTTTTGTTCAGGCGTGAGTATGGGTTGATCCTCTATGAATTTATGGACAATGGTAGCCTTTATGATGTTCTGCATGGGACTGAGGCAGCTCCAGTTCTAGAGTGGAGGACACGGTATGACATAGCTCTTGGTACAGCACATGGTTTAGCTTATCTCCACAATGACTGCCACCCAGCCATTATTCACCGTGACATTAAACCGAAAAATATACTGTTGGATAAGGACATGGTGCCACATATTTCAGACTTTGGCATTGCAAAGCTTATCGACCTGTCTCCTGCTGCTTCAGAAACTACTGGAATCGTTGGCACTGTTGGGTATATGGCCCCAG AGATGGCATTTTCAACCAGGAGTACCATTGAGTTCGACGTGTACAGCTACGGAGTCGTATTACTTGAATTGATTACCAGAAAGATGGCCCTGGATCCCTCGTTCCCTCACGATGTGGACCTAGTCAGCTGGGTATCCTCCACCCTGAATGAGGGCAACGTGATCGAGTCCGTGTGCGACCCTGCCCTAATGCGTGAGGTATGTGGCACTGCTGAACTGGAGGAAGTATGCAGTGTGCTGTCGATAGCCCTTAGATGCACCGCGGAGGACGCAAGACAGAGGCCTTCCATGATGGATGTTGTGAAAGAGCTGACACGTGCTAGGCATGATGTTGTATCGCTACCGAAGCAGGCGGTGTCTGGTTCCAGCAGTTCCTGTCAAAACCTGGCAACCTGA
- the LOC123169146 gene encoding receptor-like protein kinase isoform X1, producing MMGTPRSGAKKAGPEGRRRDWEILLPLRLQTVATLDTNVAAESRRPAGSPQMQEQMGLISWHRLLLFSNLVSLCCGLSSDGHALLALSRRLILPDTISSNWSSSDTTPCGWKGVQCEMNNVVHLNLSYYKVSGSIGPEVGRMKYLRQLDLSSNNISGPIPHELGNCVLLDLLDLSGNSLSGGIPTSLMNLKKLSQLGLYSNSLSGEIPEGLFKNRFLERVYLQDNKLSGSIPSSVGEMKSLKYFRLDGNMLSGALPDSIGNCTKLENLYLYGNKLNGSLPRSLSNIKGLVLFEANNNSFTGDISFRFKSCKLEVFVLSWNQISGEIPGWLGNCSSLIRLAFLHNRLSGQIPTSLGLLKKLSILILTQNSLSGLIPPEIGSCRSLVWLELDANQLEGTVPKQLANLRNLQQLFLFENRLSGEFPQDIWGIQGLESVLLYNNSLSGGLPPMSAELKHLKFVKLQDNLFTGVIPPGFGINSPLVEIDFTNNRFVGGIPPNICSGKRLTAWNLGHNFLNGTIPFTVASCPSLERVRLHNNNLSGQVPQFRDCANLRYIDLSHNSLSGHIPASLGRCANITAINWSQNKLGGPIPPELGQLVKLESLDLSHNSLEGAIPAQISSCSKLHLFDLSFNSLNGSALTTVCKLEFMLNLRLQRNRLSGGIPDCISQLHGLVELQLGGNVLGGHLPSALGTLKRLSTALNLSSNGLEGSIPSQLRFLVDLASLDLSGNNLSGDLAPLGSLHALYTLNLSNNRFSGPVPENLVQFINSTPSPFSGNSDLCVSCHDDDSSCKGANVLEPCSSLRRRGVHGRVKIAMICLGSVFVGAFLILCIFLKYRGSKTKPEGELNPFFGESSSKLNEVLESTENFDDKYIIGTGGQGTVYKATLRSGEVYAVKKLVGHAHKILHGSMIREMNTLGQIRHRNLVKLKDVLFRREYGLILYEFMDNGSLYDVLHGTEAAPVLEWRTRYDIALGTAHGLAYLHNDCHPAIIHRDIKPKNILLDKDMVPHISDFGIAKLIDLSPAASETTGIVGTVGYMAPEMAFSTRSTIEFDVYSYGVVLLELITRKMALDPSFPHDVDLVSWVSSTLNEGNVIESVCDPALMREVCGTAELEEVCSVLSIALRCTAEDARQRPSMMDVVKELTRARHDVVSLPKQAVSGSSSSCQNLAT from the exons ATGATGGGGACTCCGAGGTCGGGAGCGAAGAAAGCTGGTCCAGAAGGGAGACGCCGAGATTGGGAGATACTGCTCCCTCTCCGGTTGCAGACAGTAGCTACGCTTGACACCAATGTCGCCGCAGAGTCGCGGCGGCCGGCGGGCTCGCCACAAATGCAG GAACAAATGGGGCTGATTTCATGGCatcgtttgcttctcttctccaaCCTAGTCTCGCTCTGTTGCGGTTTGAGTTCAGATGGCCATGCCCTTCTGGCTCTCTCCAGGAGGCTCATACTACCTGATACCATAAGCTCGAACTGGAGTTCTTCTGATACAACTCCCTGTGGATGGAAGGGAGTTCAGTGTGAGATGAACAATGTGGTTCACCTCAATCTATCATACTACAAAGTTTCTGGTTCAATTGGTCCCGAGGTAGGGCGTATGAAGTACCTGCGGCAACTCGATCTGTCAAGCAACAACATCTCCGGTCCGATCCCTCATGAATTAGGCAATTGTGTTCTGCTTGATCTGCTTGATCTGTCAGGTAACAGCCTTTCCGGTGGAATTCCGACATCCCTCATGAACCTAAAGAAGCTTTCACAGCTCGGTTTGTACAGCAACTCCCTCAGTGGAGAGATACCCGAGGGGCTGTTCAAGAACCGGTTTCTGGAGCGGGTGTATCTCCAAGACAATAAACTCAGTGGCTCTATCCCTTCATCAGTTGGTGAAATGAAGAGTCTGAAGTACTTTAGGTTGGATGGGAACATGTTGTCCGGAGCTCTGCCGGACTCAATTGGCAACTGCACCAAGTTGGAGAATCTATATCTATACGGTAATAAACTGAATGGGAGTCTTCCGAGATCATTGAGCAACATCAAAGGGCTCGTGCTCTTTGAAGCCAACAACAACAGTTTTACAGGTGACATCTCTTTCAGATTCAAGAGCTGCAAGCTTGAAGTGTTTGTGCTATCTTGGAATCAGATCAGTGGGGAAATCCCGGGGTGGCTGGGAAATTGTAGCAGCTTAATCAGACTTGCATTTCTCCACAACCGTCTCTCTGGCCAGATACCGACTTCACTCGGTTTATTGAAAAAACTATCAATCCTTATACTTACCCAGAATTCTTTGTCTGGGCTGATCCCTCCTGAGATTGGTAGCTGTCGGTCGCTGGTGTGGCTGGAGCTGGACGCAAACCAGCTCGAGGGCACCGTCCCGAAACAGCTGGCTAATCTGCGTAACTTGCAGCAGCTATTTCTGTTTGAGAATCGCCTCAGTGGGGAGTTCCCTCAGGATATTTGGGGCATCCAAGGCCTCGAATCCGTCCTTCTGTACAACAACAGCTTATCTGGGGGCCTACCTCCAATGTCGGCCGAGTTGAAGCACCTAAAGTTCGTCAAACTACAGGATAATTTGTTCACTGGAGTCATACCACCAGGATTTGGGATTAACAGCCCTTTAGTAGAGATTGACTTCACAAATAATAGGTTTGTTGGTGGAATCCCGCCGAACATTTGTTCGGGTAAAAGATTGACAGCTTGGAATTTGGGGCATAATTTTCTCAATGGTACCATACCGTTCACTGTTGCTAGCTGCCCAAGTTTAGAACGAGTTCGACTCCATAACAACAATCTCAGTGGGCAAGTTCCGCAATTCCGAGACTGTGCAAATCTGCGGTACATAGATTTGAGTCACAATTCCTTAAGTGGTCATATTCCTGCAAGCTTGGGCAGGTGTGCTAACATTACAGCGATAAACTGGTCTCAAAACAAGCTTGGTGGTCCAATACCACCTGAACTCGGACAATTAGTGAAGTTGGAAAGTCTTGACCTCTCCCACAACAGCCTAGAGGGGGCAATTCCTGCACAGATTTCCAGTTGCTCGAAGTTGCACTTGTTTGATTTGAGTTTCAACTCTTTGAATGGTTCTGCACTCACAACAGTATGCAAGCTGGAGTTTATGTTAAATCTGCGGCTACAGAGGAATAGATTAAGTGGAGGCATTCCAGATTGTATCTCGCAGTTACATGGGCTAGTCGAGCTACAACTTGGCGGCAATGTTCTTGGGGGTCATCTCCCTTCAGCATTAGGAACTTTGAAAAGATTGAGTACTGCACTAAACCTTAGCAGCAATGGGCTGGAGGGCAGCATTCCATCTCAATTACGCTTCTTGGTGGATCTTGCAAGCTTAGATTTGTCTGGTAATAATCTAAGTGGGGATCTTGCTCCGTTAGGAAGTCTACATGCATTGTATACCTTGAATCTTTCGAATAACAGATTCAGCGGGCCAGTGCCAGAGAATCTTGTACAATTTATTAATTCCACACCAAGTCCATTCAGTGGAAATTCAGATCTCTGTGTGTCTTGCCATGATGATGATTCTTCTTGCAAGGGAGCTAATGTTTTGGAACCTTGTAGTTCATTGAGGAGAAGAGGAGTACATGGCCGCGTCAAGATAGCTATGATATGTCTTGGTTCAGTTTTTGTTGGTGCGTTTCTGATACTCTGTATCTTTCTGAAATACAGAGGTTCCAAGACTAAACCTGAGGGAGAGTTAAATCCATTTTTTGGGGAGTCATCTTCTAAATTAAATGAGGTTTTGGAATCAACTGAAAACTTTGATGACAAGTACATCATCGGCACAGGTGGCCAAGGAACTGTATACAAGGCAACATTGAGGTCAGGAGAAGTATATGCCGTGAAGAAGCTTGTGGGTCATGCACACAAGATTTTGCATGGAAGCATGATAAGGGAGATGAATACGCTTGGTCAAATTAGGCATAGGAACTTAGTAAAACTAAAGGATGTTTTGTTCAGGCGTGAGTATGGGTTGATCCTCTATGAATTTATGGACAATGGTAGCCTTTATGATGTTCTGCATGGGACTGAGGCAGCTCCAGTTCTAGAGTGGAGGACACGGTATGACATAGCTCTTGGTACAGCACATGGTTTAGCTTATCTCCACAATGACTGCCACCCAGCCATTATTCACCGTGACATTAAACCGAAAAATATACTGTTGGATAAGGACATGGTGCCACATATTTCAGACTTTGGCATTGCAAAGCTTATCGACCTGTCTCCTGCTGCTTCAGAAACTACTGGAATCGTTGGCACTGTTGGGTATATGGCCCCAG AGATGGCATTTTCAACCAGGAGTACCATTGAGTTCGACGTGTACAGCTACGGAGTCGTATTACTTGAATTGATTACCAGAAAGATGGCCCTGGATCCCTCGTTCCCTCACGATGTGGACCTAGTCAGCTGGGTATCCTCCACCCTGAATGAGGGCAACGTGATCGAGTCCGTGTGCGACCCTGCCCTAATGCGTGAGGTATGTGGCACTGCTGAACTGGAGGAAGTATGCAGTGTGCTGTCGATAGCCCTTAGATGCACCGCGGAGGACGCAAGACAGAGGCCTTCCATGATGGATGTTGTGAAAGAGCTGACACGTGCTAGGCATGATGTTGTATCGCTACCGAAGCAGGCGGTGTCTGGTTCCAGCAGTTCCTGTCAAAACCTGGCAACCTGA